The genomic stretch TCTCTCCTTCTGAGTCACAGGAGGTCCTTCCAGGAATTCCGGTGGGACTTGTTCCACCAGGAACAAGTCACCCTGGATGGCAAAAAAAACCATGTTTCCTTTGGAAGCCTCTTGGGCCTTGACCTGGATGATGACGGGATTAGGGTCCCTTCTCCTTCCAATTCTCATGGCCAGCTCCTGAGTTCTAGACAAAACCACCCAGGATCCTTTAAAGGGCTTGAGGCCTTTTTCCATGACCACCGCATGCGCCCGCGGCCTGACCCCGCAGTAGAGCCTTTGAGGAGGCTCGGTTACGGGCCTGGGGGTGAAATCTCTCTTGGGAGTCCTCCAGCGTATCCTATCCCCCACAATTTCCAGGTCTTCTCTGAAACCAGCGTGAAGAAGCTCGTTTAGGTGGCCTTGCCCCAGGAAACGCCATTCCTGCTCTTCTCTGAGAGCCTGAAACAGCTCTTTCAAAGAGACAAAACCCTCCGGATCGGGCACCAGGCCGAACTCCTCGGG from bacterium encodes the following:
- a CDS encoding RNA 2'-phosphotransferase, yielding MNKKQIQRLAKYLFYVLGVCPEEFGLVPDPEGFVSLKELFQALREEQEWRFLGQGHLNELLHAGFREDLEIVGDRIRWRTPKRDFTPRPVTEPPQRLYCGVRPRAHAVVMEKGLKPFKGSWVVLSRTQELAMRIGRRRDPNPVIIQVKAQEASKGNMVFFAIQGDLFLVEQVPPEFLEGPPVTQKERHVPKPPPFKAPGPPTPGSFFLDLPKDMTSGKNASQRRKRDPHWKRERRKGNKG